In one Corallococcus sp. EGB genomic region, the following are encoded:
- a CDS encoding Hsp70 family protein → MSHVVGIDLGTTHSLVAALDSAGRPNLLTNRLGKRLTPSVVGLDAEGRLHVGESARAQLLVHPERTIAEVKRRMGRDLPVTLGDRRYSPTEISALILRALREDAERALGGAVTEAVVTVPAYFSDAQRQATKDAGELAGLKVERLLNEPTAAALAYGVNHLDAEQYVLVYDLGGGTFDVSVLEMFQGVLDVKASAGNNQLGGSDFDQSLAAWLGAEFERAHGVSLAGNLAAQVRLKAAAEAAKIALTSVEATPVIVPFLAPGRGGAPASLEVEVTRARFEALIMDLVRSTLEPMESALRDAKLSRKSIAEVVLVGGSSRVPLVRRLVAEYFGREPRDGVHPDEAVALGAALQAGLKTGAVSAAHGIMITDVCPFTLGVEVQASVGRERVSGVFSPLIPRNTTVPVSRTETFATTAEGQRAVEIRVFQGEARLVKDNLFLDAYTVEGVPPGRAGAEKVAVTFTYDINGILDVTTRVVSTGKEATLVVDKRSQRLGPEQRLEAKERLAREWGAAPAPSAPVSAPAPVAAAPSPEADADALLNAATERISTAPANVRPRLESLCNALREARAKGDRVAASRLDAELTDLLFDLG, encoded by the coding sequence ATGAGTCACGTCGTTGGCATCGATCTGGGCACCACGCACTCGCTGGTGGCCGCGCTCGACAGCGCGGGCCGTCCCAACCTCCTGACCAACCGGTTGGGCAAACGCCTCACACCTTCGGTGGTGGGGCTGGACGCGGAGGGGCGGTTGCACGTGGGCGAGTCCGCGCGGGCGCAGTTGCTCGTGCATCCGGAGCGCACCATCGCGGAGGTGAAGCGGCGCATGGGCCGCGACCTGCCGGTGACGCTCGGGGACCGGCGCTACAGCCCCACGGAGATCTCCGCGCTCATCCTGCGCGCGCTGCGTGAGGACGCGGAGCGGGCGTTGGGCGGCGCGGTGACGGAGGCGGTCGTCACCGTGCCCGCCTACTTCAGCGATGCGCAGCGCCAGGCGACGAAGGACGCGGGCGAGCTCGCGGGGCTCAAGGTGGAACGGTTGCTCAACGAGCCCACCGCCGCGGCGCTCGCATACGGCGTGAACCACCTGGACGCCGAGCAGTACGTGCTCGTGTACGACCTGGGCGGCGGCACGTTCGATGTGTCGGTGCTGGAGATGTTCCAGGGCGTGCTGGACGTGAAGGCCTCCGCGGGCAACAACCAGCTGGGAGGCAGCGACTTCGACCAGTCGCTGGCCGCGTGGCTGGGCGCGGAGTTCGAGCGTGCGCACGGCGTGTCGCTGGCTGGGAATCTGGCGGCGCAGGTGCGGCTCAAGGCCGCGGCGGAGGCCGCGAAGATCGCGCTCACGTCCGTGGAGGCCACGCCCGTCATCGTGCCGTTCCTCGCGCCGGGCCGGGGCGGTGCGCCCGCGTCGCTGGAGGTGGAGGTGACGCGCGCGAGGTTCGAGGCGCTGATCATGGACCTGGTGCGCTCCACGCTCGAACCGATGGAGAGCGCGCTGAGGGACGCGAAGCTGTCCAGGAAGTCCATCGCGGAAGTGGTGTTGGTGGGTGGCAGCTCGCGCGTGCCGCTGGTGCGCCGGCTGGTCGCCGAGTACTTCGGACGTGAGCCGCGAGACGGTGTGCATCCCGACGAGGCGGTGGCGCTGGGCGCCGCGCTTCAGGCGGGATTGAAGACGGGCGCGGTGAGCGCCGCGCACGGCATCATGATCACCGACGTGTGCCCGTTCACGCTGGGCGTGGAGGTGCAGGCGTCGGTGGGGCGCGAGCGCGTGAGTGGGGTCTTCTCACCGCTCATCCCGCGCAACACGACCGTGCCGGTGTCGCGCACGGAGACCTTCGCGACGACGGCGGAAGGGCAGCGCGCGGTGGAGATCCGCGTGTTCCAGGGCGAGGCGCGGCTTGTGAAGGACAACCTGTTCCTGGACGCGTACACGGTGGAGGGCGTGCCACCGGGACGCGCGGGCGCGGAGAAGGTCGCGGTCACGTTCACCTACGACATCAACGGCATCCTCGACGTCACGACGCGGGTGGTCTCCACGGGCAAGGAGGCCACGCTGGTGGTGGACAAGCGCTCGCAGCGTCTGGGGCCGGAGCAGCGGCTGGAGGCGAAGGAGCGGCTGGCGAGAGAGTGGGGCGCGGCTCCAGCTCCGAGTGCGCCGGTATCCGCCCCCGCGCCCGTGGCTGCCGCGCCGTCTCCAGAGGCCGACGCGGACGCCTTGTTGAACGCGGCGACCGAACGGATTTCGACCGCGCCCGCGAACGTGCGTCCCCGGCTGGAGTCGTTGTGCAATGCCTTGCGCGAAGCCCGCGCCAAGGGCGACCGCGTCGCCGCGTCCCGTCTGGACGCAGAGCTGACCGACCTGCTGTTCGACCTGGGATGA
- a CDS encoding formylglycine-generating enzyme family protein: MWLPAGRFEMGSPAGEPGRDVDEGPRTEVAFERFQMDVTPVTVRAFAARREQVRARDPQARWWSDAETPEGWLGRCNLDSERTEHPVNCVDWRAARAYCELVGGALPTEAQWEYAVRASTVSAYWWGESFDADHVVGSVSCASRGCRGTTAPVVHAGPRCNGWGLCDMAGNVWQWTATGYQERLGEDAPTEPSGVPAKPVHKGGSWLNHVPTLFRSAHRGLAYPKNGLTGVGFRCVYRP; encoded by the coding sequence GTGTGGCTGCCGGCCGGCCGCTTCGAGATGGGCTCACCGGCGGGGGAGCCGGGCCGGGACGTGGACGAGGGGCCTCGGACGGAGGTCGCGTTCGAGCGCTTCCAGATGGACGTGACGCCCGTGACGGTGCGGGCCTTCGCGGCGCGACGTGAGCAGGTGCGCGCGAGGGACCCGCAGGCGCGCTGGTGGTCCGATGCGGAGACCCCGGAGGGCTGGCTCGGCCGCTGCAACCTGGACTCCGAGCGCACGGAGCATCCCGTGAACTGCGTGGACTGGCGCGCCGCACGGGCCTACTGCGAGCTGGTCGGAGGCGCCCTGCCCACGGAGGCGCAGTGGGAGTACGCCGTGCGCGCCTCGACGGTGTCCGCCTATTGGTGGGGCGAGTCGTTCGACGCGGACCACGTGGTCGGCTCGGTGTCGTGCGCGTCGCGCGGCTGCCGTGGCACCACGGCCCCGGTCGTCCACGCCGGGCCGCGATGCAATGGCTGGGGCCTCTGCGACATGGCCGGGAACGTGTGGCAATGGACCGCCACTGGCTACCAGGAGCGGCTGGGGGAGGACGCGCCCACTGAACCCTCCGGCGTGCCGGCCAAGCCCGTCCACAAGGGGGGCTCCTGGCTCAATCACGTGCCCACCCTGTTCCGGTCCGCCCACCGGGGCCTCGCCTATCCAAAGAACGGTCTGACGGGAGTGGGGTTCCGCTGCGTGTACCGGCCGTGA
- a CDS encoding tRNA(His) guanylyltransferase Thg1 family protein produces MKFDELDAKMRVFETAHDLCVLPGVFMVARIDGRGFTRLTKEVHAFESPFDVRFRDLMVATTGHLMDCGFRVVYGYTQSDEISLLFHPDEDGFGRKTRKLNSILAGEASAKFSLLLGDLGTFDSRICELPNAGLVRDYFRWRSEDAHRNALNAHCYWSLRREGKGVAEATAMLMRLSVAEKNELLFQRGVNFNDLPSWQKRGTGLYRETYAKEARNPRTGETVLAERRRIKVDSELPMKDAYDAFILSLLESQAAKFEHDSR; encoded by the coding sequence GTGAAGTTCGATGAGCTGGACGCGAAGATGCGCGTGTTCGAGACCGCGCACGACCTGTGCGTGCTGCCCGGCGTGTTCATGGTGGCGCGCATCGATGGGCGCGGGTTCACCCGGCTGACGAAGGAGGTGCACGCCTTCGAGAGCCCCTTCGACGTGCGCTTCCGGGACTTGATGGTCGCGACGACCGGGCACCTGATGGATTGTGGCTTCCGCGTCGTCTACGGCTACACGCAGAGCGACGAAATCTCGCTGCTCTTCCACCCGGACGAGGACGGCTTCGGGCGCAAGACGCGCAAGCTCAATTCCATCCTCGCGGGCGAGGCGAGCGCGAAGTTCTCGCTGCTCTTGGGGGACCTGGGCACGTTCGACAGCCGCATCTGCGAGCTGCCCAACGCGGGGCTCGTGCGCGATTACTTCCGCTGGCGCAGCGAGGACGCACACCGCAACGCGCTGAACGCGCACTGCTACTGGAGCCTGCGCCGCGAAGGGAAGGGCGTGGCGGAGGCCACGGCCATGCTCATGCGCCTGTCGGTGGCGGAGAAGAACGAGCTGCTCTTCCAGCGGGGCGTGAACTTCAACGACCTGCCGAGCTGGCAGAAGCGCGGGACAGGGCTCTACCGGGAGACGTACGCGAAGGAGGCCCGCAACCCGAGGACCGGGGAGACGGTCCTCGCGGAGCGCCGCCGCATCAAGGTGGACTCCGAGCTGCCGATGAAGGACGCGTATGACGCCTTCATCCTGTCGTTGCTGGAATCCCAGGCCGCGAAGTTCGAACATGACTCCAGATGA
- a CDS encoding AAA family ATPase, translating into MEAVIFTGIQGTGKSSFYRERFFTTHVRLSLDMLKTRHREKVLLRACLEAKQPFVVDNTNPTVAERSRYIAAAKQFGFRVVGLYFQSKVADALVRNDLRPVEQRVPLVGVLGTYKRLQVPNPEEGFDALFFVRLGPDGFTVEEWQREVR; encoded by the coding sequence ATGGAAGCGGTCATCTTCACGGGCATCCAGGGCACAGGGAAGAGCAGCTTCTACCGGGAGCGCTTCTTCACCACGCACGTCCGCCTGAGCCTGGACATGCTCAAGACGCGGCACCGGGAGAAGGTGCTCCTGCGCGCGTGCCTGGAGGCGAAGCAGCCCTTCGTGGTGGACAACACCAACCCCACGGTGGCGGAGCGCTCCCGCTACATCGCGGCCGCGAAGCAGTTCGGCTTCCGCGTGGTGGGGCTCTACTTCCAGTCGAAGGTGGCGGACGCGCTCGTGCGCAATGACTTGCGTCCGGTGGAGCAGCGGGTGCCGCTGGTGGGCGTGCTCGGCACGTACAAGCGATTGCAGGTCCCGAATCCCGAGGAGGGCTTCGACGCGCTTTTCTTCGTCCGGTTGGGGCCGGACGGTTTCACCGTGGAGGAGTGGCAACGTGAAGTTCGATGA
- the ftsY gene encoding signal recognition particle-docking protein FtsY: MKTPNPLDALQAQVPPAPSPAPTPGGGTTQPGTGTPPSSGLTGGELVGIGGAAVFVVLALVAARKLFGKKRVPEAPRKPEAEVPQLPEERPELRVELPPNEAELARRRDLDDAHARMDELRRQRETASFAAHDAKDPAEKARLEAEVRALKEKEEEAKRVEYRAKKALDDETRERRKREQAEAVRLREEAIAQEAARAEAARQAEAAAARAKVEAEGGRTLAQGLDRTRNQGFMARLNGLFGGQRTMDESVLSELEEILFTADIGVRTADHLVEVARDRLKRADLKDPERIKGAIRDEVARMVDLPVPRSLEGGGPPHVVMVVGVNGAGKTTTIGKLSAKLTGEGKKVVLAAGDTFRAAATEQLDVWAERAGAQLVKGPENGDPSAVIFEAVKKAQAEGADVIIADTAGRLHTKAPLMEELKKVKRVMDKALPGAPHEVLLVLDSTNGQNAIQQAKQFHEAVGVTAIALTKLDGTAKGGVIIGICDELKLPVVWVGVGEKIADLRRFEPREFVQALFD, from the coding sequence ATGAAGACCCCGAACCCCCTCGACGCACTCCAGGCGCAGGTGCCCCCCGCCCCCTCCCCCGCCCCCACCCCCGGCGGCGGGACGACGCAGCCGGGCACGGGCACCCCGCCGAGCTCCGGCCTCACCGGCGGCGAGCTCGTCGGCATTGGCGGGGCGGCCGTCTTCGTCGTCCTGGCGCTCGTCGCGGCCCGGAAGCTCTTCGGCAAGAAGCGCGTGCCGGAGGCCCCCAGGAAGCCCGAAGCCGAGGTGCCCCAGCTTCCCGAGGAGCGCCCCGAGCTGCGCGTGGAGCTGCCGCCCAACGAGGCGGAGCTCGCCCGGCGCCGGGACCTGGACGACGCCCACGCGCGCATGGACGAGCTGCGCCGCCAGCGCGAGACGGCCTCGTTCGCCGCCCACGACGCGAAGGACCCGGCGGAGAAGGCCCGGCTGGAGGCGGAGGTCCGCGCCCTCAAGGAGAAGGAAGAGGAGGCCAAGCGCGTCGAGTACCGCGCCAAGAAGGCGCTCGACGACGAGACGCGCGAGCGCCGCAAGCGGGAGCAGGCCGAGGCGGTGCGCCTGCGCGAGGAGGCCATCGCCCAGGAGGCCGCCCGGGCGGAGGCCGCGCGCCAGGCGGAGGCCGCCGCGGCGCGCGCCAAGGTGGAGGCCGAGGGCGGCCGCACGCTGGCGCAGGGGCTGGACCGCACGAGGAACCAGGGCTTCATGGCGCGGCTCAACGGCCTCTTCGGCGGCCAGCGCACCATGGACGAGTCCGTCCTGTCGGAGCTGGAGGAGATCCTCTTCACCGCCGACATCGGCGTGCGGACCGCGGACCACCTGGTGGAGGTGGCGCGCGACAGGCTCAAGCGCGCGGACCTCAAGGACCCGGAGCGCATCAAGGGCGCCATCCGCGACGAGGTGGCGCGCATGGTGGACCTGCCCGTGCCGCGCTCGCTGGAAGGCGGAGGCCCGCCGCACGTGGTGATGGTGGTGGGCGTCAACGGCGCCGGCAAGACGACGACCATCGGCAAGCTGTCCGCGAAGCTCACCGGCGAGGGCAAGAAGGTGGTGCTCGCCGCGGGGGACACCTTCCGCGCCGCCGCCACGGAGCAGCTGGACGTGTGGGCCGAGCGCGCCGGAGCCCAGCTGGTGAAGGGCCCGGAGAACGGCGACCCGAGCGCCGTCATCTTCGAGGCGGTGAAGAAGGCCCAGGCGGAAGGCGCGGACGTCATCATCGCGGACACCGCGGGCCGGCTGCACACCAAGGCCCCGCTCATGGAGGAGCTCAAGAAGGTCAAGCGCGTGATGGACAAGGCGCTGCCCGGCGCGCCCCACGAGGTGCTGCTCGTGCTGGACTCCACCAACGGGCAGAACGCCATCCAGCAGGCCAAGCAGTTCCACGAGGCCGTGGGCGTCACCGCCATCGCGCTCACCAAGCTGGACGGCACCGCCAAGGGCGGCGTCATCATCGGCATCTGCGACGAGCTGAAGCTGCCCGTGGTCTGGGTGGGCGTGGGCGAGAAGATCGCCGACCTGCGCCGCTTCGAGCCGCGCGAGTTCGTGCAGGCGCTGTTCGACTGA
- a CDS encoding M1 family aminopeptidase, which produces MRTLPGWWLLCALVASPGAAAPPSAPAAPAIPGVASVAPEVQLCLQHLKPEERDRAARALGPLESVPLYRVQLEVEPKERRVWGKVQVELTARGLRPLTELYLRLTPNTRSRQVTLSGAKLNGKAVALELGPEPTLQRIAVEPPVAPGDKVSLEVSVKGSVPKAAPGAESLLGAGGLLGGGAQGGADDHGAFSATADVVSLVGVVPQVPPVDDQGQPWAGPQGTGDLALYEPAHVLATLTVPSGWAAHATGTPMGAVPERDGRVRYSFAAAAVRDFPVLVTRGYQSATATVNGVTVESHFAAQDAATGKRVLKYASQALTEFEKRLGPLPYTHFRVVQAPLSGGAGGMEFPGLVTVGTSLYRAKQDPLSMLVGMPGMEAFQEMLDAQGAGGMLSQVGAQVGASLERTLEFTVAHEVAHQYFAGLVGSDPIHDPVVDESLAQYAALLYMEWVHGPEAAESLRNEALVMPYQFFRLAGGSDGRADRPTGDFDGGELEYGALVYGKAPLLHHASRKLVGDSAFLKALRAYVDTYRFKWACKACFTQELAKASPANAKALTQLRTRWWEEAHGDEDLGAADLQGLMGAMGGGGLGGVKLDAQTQQLLEQLLPQLMGQ; this is translated from the coding sequence ATGCGGACCCTCCCCGGATGGTGGCTGCTGTGCGCGCTGGTCGCGAGCCCTGGGGCCGCGGCCCCTCCTTCCGCTCCCGCCGCGCCCGCCATCCCCGGCGTGGCCAGCGTGGCGCCGGAGGTGCAGCTGTGCCTCCAGCACCTGAAGCCGGAGGAGCGGGACCGGGCCGCGCGGGCGCTGGGGCCACTGGAGTCCGTGCCGCTCTACCGCGTGCAGCTGGAGGTGGAGCCGAAGGAGCGGCGCGTCTGGGGCAAGGTGCAGGTGGAGCTGACCGCCAGAGGCCTGCGTCCGCTGACGGAGCTGTACCTGCGGCTGACGCCCAACACCCGCTCCCGCCAGGTGACGCTGTCCGGCGCGAAGCTCAACGGGAAGGCCGTGGCGCTGGAGCTGGGGCCGGAGCCCACGCTGCAGCGCATCGCGGTGGAGCCGCCGGTGGCCCCGGGCGACAAGGTGTCGCTGGAGGTCTCGGTGAAGGGCTCGGTGCCCAAGGCGGCGCCGGGCGCGGAGTCGCTCCTGGGCGCGGGCGGCCTCTTGGGCGGCGGCGCCCAGGGCGGGGCGGATGACCACGGGGCCTTCTCCGCCACGGCGGACGTGGTGAGCCTGGTGGGCGTGGTGCCGCAGGTGCCGCCGGTGGATGACCAGGGGCAGCCGTGGGCGGGCCCGCAGGGCACGGGGGACCTGGCGCTGTACGAGCCCGCGCACGTGCTGGCCACGCTCACCGTGCCGTCGGGGTGGGCGGCGCACGCCACCGGGACGCCCATGGGGGCGGTGCCGGAGCGCGACGGCCGGGTGCGCTACAGCTTCGCGGCGGCGGCGGTGCGCGACTTCCCGGTGCTGGTGACGCGCGGCTACCAGTCCGCCACGGCCACGGTGAACGGCGTCACGGTGGAGAGCCACTTCGCGGCGCAGGACGCGGCGACGGGCAAGCGCGTGCTCAAGTACGCCTCGCAGGCCCTGACGGAGTTCGAGAAGCGCCTGGGGCCGCTGCCCTACACCCACTTCCGCGTCGTGCAGGCGCCCTTGAGCGGCGGCGCGGGCGGCATGGAGTTCCCCGGGCTGGTGACGGTGGGCACGTCCCTCTACCGCGCGAAGCAGGACCCGCTGTCCATGCTGGTGGGCATGCCCGGCATGGAGGCCTTCCAGGAGATGCTGGACGCGCAGGGCGCGGGCGGCATGCTGTCGCAGGTGGGCGCGCAGGTGGGGGCATCCCTGGAGCGCACGCTGGAGTTCACCGTGGCGCACGAGGTGGCGCACCAGTACTTCGCGGGGCTGGTGGGCTCGGACCCCATCCACGACCCGGTGGTGGACGAGTCCCTGGCCCAGTACGCGGCGCTCCTCTACATGGAGTGGGTCCACGGCCCGGAGGCCGCCGAGTCCCTGCGCAACGAGGCCCTGGTGATGCCCTACCAGTTCTTCCGCCTGGCGGGCGGCAGCGACGGCCGCGCGGACCGGCCCACGGGCGACTTCGACGGCGGCGAGCTGGAGTACGGCGCGCTCGTGTACGGCAAGGCGCCGCTCTTGCACCACGCGTCGCGCAAGCTCGTGGGGGACAGCGCCTTCCTCAAGGCCCTGCGCGCCTACGTGGACACGTACCGCTTCAAGTGGGCGTGCAAGGCGTGCTTCACGCAGGAGCTGGCGAAGGCGAGCCCCGCGAACGCGAAGGCGCTGACGCAGCTGCGCACGCGCTGGTGGGAGGAGGCCCACGGCGACGAGGACCTGGGCGCGGCGGACCTCCAGGGGCTGATGGGGGCCATGGGCGGCGGCGGCCTGGGCGGCGTGAAGCTGGACGCCCAGACGCAGCAGCTCCTGGAACAGCTGCTGCCCCAGCTCATGGGGCAGTAG